A single Molothrus aeneus isolate 106 chromosome 9, BPBGC_Maene_1.0, whole genome shotgun sequence DNA region contains:
- the LOC136560188 gene encoding N-alpha-acetyltransferase 20 — MTTLRAFTCDDLFRFNNINLDPLTETYGIPFYLQYLAHWPEYFIVAEAPGGELMGYIMGKAEGSVAREEWHGHVTALSVAPEFRRLGLAAKLMELLEEISEKKGGFFVDLFVRVSNQVAVNMYKQLGYSVYRTVLEYYSASSGEPDEDAYDMRKALSRDTEKKSVIPLPHPVRPEDIE; from the exons ATGACAACACTCCGCGCCTTCACCTGCGACGACCTCTTCCGATTCAACAACAT CAATCTGGACCCGCTGACCGAGACT TACGGGATTCCCTTCTACTTGCAGTACCTCGCCCACTGGCCCGAGTATTTCATCGTCGCCGAGGCGCCCGGCGGGGAGCTGATGGGTTACA TCATGGGCAAAGCCGAAGGCTCTGTGGCTAGGGAAGAATGGCATGGACACGTTACTGCTCTCTCTGTTGCACCAGAATTTCGACGGCTGGGTTTGGCTGCTAAATTGATGGAACTCCTggaagaaatttcagaaaa AAAGGGTGGATTTTTTGTCGATCTCTTTGTGAGAGTATCAAATCAGGTTGCTGTAAATATGTATAAGCAACTAGGCTACAGTGTGTACCGAACAGTCTTAGAGTACTACTCAGCTAGCAGTGGGGAGCCAGATGAAGATGCTTATG ATATGAGAAAAGCTCTTTCCAGAGATACAGAGAAGAAATCAGTTATACCTCTGCCTCATCCTGTGAGACCAGAAGACATCGAGTAA